In a single window of the Candidatus Tisiphia endosymbiont of Nemotelus nigrinus genome:
- the rpoB gene encoding DNA-directed RNA polymerase subunit beta produces MTTQSLSIGKRIRKNFGHINLVASIPNLIEVQKNSYEKGFLQFGVKDLKRENKGLQSVLSSIFPIHDPSNIAYLEFAKYEFDNPKYDVEECTQRGLSYAAPLKVTLRLSIWDIDEDTGAREIKGIKEQEVYMGDIPLMTKNGTFIINGTERVVVSQMHRSPGVFFYHDEGKVHSSGKFLYSARVIPYRGSWLDFEFDAKDIMYFRIDRKRKLYATTLLRAIGMSTDEIMKFYYDTVTCFTKNGCWATKFIPESITAHRLVTDLVDADTGNMILASSQKITPRLAKKFAQDGVKNILVEREYLVGKYLSRDLINPDNGEVLAAIGEMITIDMLDSIMALGISSVDVLAINSQSGPYIRNTLFADKNQSYESALIDIFRVLRPGEPANIDAAKVLFNNLFFEPERYDLSEVGRIKMNSRLEMNIPESTAILTLEDIKHIIKVLVDLKDGKGSIDDIDHLGNRRVRSVGELIENQFRIGLVRMEKSVLERMSVVDLDAVMPHDLVNSKVLVSVVKEFFSTSQLSQFMDQTNPLSEITHKRRLSALGPGGISRERAGFEVRDVHPTHYGRICPIETPEGQNIGLINSMATYARVNKHGFIETPYRKVVDGHVTDEVVYLSAIEEGKYKIAQANAVIDQKGLLQEELINCRIDGGNFVMLTPSEIDYIDVTPMQVVSVAASLIPFLENDDANRALMGSNMQRQAVPLIRSDAPLVGTGIEGIVAQDSGVSVVALHDGIVEQVDSTRIVIRTKEQKTDGSPGVDIYNLLKFQRSNHNTCINQKPLINVGDYVVKGEVIADGPSTDNGEIALGRNVLVAFLPWSGYNFEDSILISERIVKDDVYTSIHIEEFEIIARDTRLGPEEITRDIPNVSDESLRHLDEVGIVYVGAEVKPGDILVGKVTPKSESPMTPEEKLLRAIFGEKASDVRDSSLRVPSGIAGTVVEVRVFSRRGVEKDERAIAIEKQQIEKLSKDRDDELRIVEHFVFMRLEKILIGQTVVSGPKSVKSGQLISDQTLKSLSKGQFWQLIVEDADVMNEIEQIKRHYDEKKDRLNKRFSSKVEKLQSGDDLPQGALKVVKVFIATKHKLQPGDKMAGRHGNKGVISRIMPEEDMPFLEDGTVVDIVLNPLGLPSRMNIGQVLETHLGWAAVNLGKKISSMLEQVHNNNIDIEELKSFVSTVYGHNSTSKDIKKMSTEEIMAFCNNIDKGVYFSTPVFDGAKVENVKEMLTLADQDPSGQIKLIDGRTGEYFDRTVTVGYKYFLKLHHLADDKIHARSIGPYSLVTQQPLGGKSHFGGQRFGEMECWGLQAYGAAYTLQEMLTVKSDDVVGRIKIYESIVRGDNNFESGIPESFNVMIKEFRSLCLNVKLEDTATD; encoded by the coding sequence ATGACAACGCAATCTTTATCAATTGGTAAACGCATAAGAAAGAATTTTGGTCACATAAATTTGGTGGCATCTATACCAAATTTGATTGAGGTTCAAAAAAATTCTTATGAAAAAGGTTTTTTACAATTTGGCGTTAAAGACCTTAAGCGAGAAAACAAAGGATTACAATCAGTATTAAGTTCAATCTTTCCGATTCATGATCCATCTAATATTGCCTATTTAGAATTTGCTAAATATGAATTTGATAATCCTAAATATGACGTTGAGGAATGTACTCAAAGAGGTCTTAGTTATGCTGCTCCCCTTAAAGTTACATTGCGATTGAGTATTTGGGACATTGATGAAGATACTGGAGCAAGAGAAATCAAAGGTATTAAAGAACAAGAAGTTTATATGGGGGATATTCCCCTAATGACCAAAAATGGTACCTTTATTATTAATGGTACAGAAAGGGTAGTAGTATCACAGATGCATAGGTCACCTGGGGTATTTTTCTATCATGATGAGGGCAAAGTTCACTCTTCAGGGAAGTTTTTGTATTCTGCTAGGGTTATACCCTATAGAGGATCATGGCTAGATTTTGAATTTGATGCTAAAGATATTATGTATTTTAGAATAGATAGGAAAAGAAAGCTTTATGCTACTACTCTTCTGAGAGCTATTGGAATGTCTACTGATGAAATTATGAAGTTCTACTATGATACAGTAACCTGTTTTACCAAGAATGGATGTTGGGCAACGAAGTTTATACCGGAATCTATAACCGCTCATAGACTTGTTACTGATTTAGTTGATGCGGATACTGGCAATATGATACTTGCATCTAGTCAGAAGATTACCCCTCGTTTGGCTAAGAAGTTTGCTCAAGATGGAGTAAAAAATATTTTAGTAGAACGTGAGTATTTAGTAGGAAAATATTTATCACGTGACCTTATTAATCCGGATAATGGTGAAGTATTAGCTGCCATTGGTGAAATGATCACAATAGATATGCTAGATTCTATTATGGCTCTTGGAATTTCGTCTGTCGACGTACTTGCTATAAATAGCCAATCAGGTCCTTACATAAGAAATACCTTATTTGCTGATAAAAATCAAAGCTATGAATCAGCGTTGATAGACATATTTAGGGTATTAAGACCAGGAGAACCTGCTAATATTGACGCTGCTAAGGTATTATTTAATAATTTGTTTTTTGAACCTGAAAGATATGATCTTTCAGAAGTTGGTCGTATTAAAATGAATTCAAGATTGGAAATGAATATACCAGAATCTACAGCTATTTTAACTCTTGAAGATATTAAACATATTATTAAAGTTTTAGTAGATCTAAAAGATGGTAAAGGTTCGATAGATGATATTGATCACCTTGGTAATAGAAGAGTTAGATCAGTTGGTGAGTTAATTGAGAATCAATTTAGGATTGGTCTTGTTCGTATGGAGAAATCTGTGCTTGAAAGAATGTCCGTGGTTGATCTTGATGCGGTTATGCCTCATGATTTAGTAAATTCAAAGGTTTTAGTTTCTGTCGTAAAAGAGTTTTTTAGCACTTCACAACTTTCTCAGTTTATGGACCAAACTAATCCATTATCAGAAATAACTCATAAGAGAAGATTATCAGCTTTAGGACCTGGTGGAATTAGTAGAGAGAGAGCTGGATTTGAAGTAAGGGACGTTCATCCTACCCACTATGGACGTATTTGTCCAATTGAAACACCAGAAGGACAGAATATAGGGTTGATTAATTCCATGGCTACTTATGCTAGGGTTAATAAACATGGTTTCATTGAAACGCCTTATCGAAAAGTTGTAGATGGTCATGTAACTGATGAAGTTGTTTACTTATCAGCTATTGAAGAAGGGAAATATAAAATTGCTCAAGCTAATGCAGTCATCGATCAAAAGGGTTTGTTACAGGAAGAGTTAATTAATTGTCGGATTGATGGTGGTAATTTTGTTATGCTTACCCCGAGCGAAATAGATTATATTGACGTTACCCCGATGCAAGTTGTTTCTGTTGCTGCATCACTTATTCCATTTTTGGAAAATGATGATGCTAATAGAGCATTGATGGGATCAAACATGCAACGTCAGGCTGTACCACTTATTAGGAGTGATGCCCCTTTAGTTGGGACTGGTATTGAAGGAATTGTTGCACAAGATTCTGGCGTTTCAGTTGTAGCCTTACATGATGGAATAGTAGAGCAAGTTGACTCAACTAGAATAGTAATAAGGACTAAGGAACAAAAAACAGATGGCTCACCTGGTGTAGATATTTATAATTTATTAAAATTTCAAAGATCTAACCATAATACTTGTATTAATCAAAAGCCGTTAATTAATGTTGGTGATTATGTAGTAAAAGGTGAAGTAATTGCTGATGGACCAAGCACAGATAATGGAGAGATAGCTCTTGGCAGAAATGTTCTGGTAGCTTTCTTACCATGGAGTGGTTATAATTTTGAAGATTCAATTTTAATATCAGAACGTATTGTAAAAGATGATGTTTATACTTCAATTCATATTGAAGAATTTGAAATAATTGCTCGAGATACTAGGCTTGGTCCTGAAGAAATTACTCGTGATATTCCAAATGTTAGTGATGAAAGTTTACGTCATCTTGACGAAGTAGGTATAGTATATGTTGGGGCAGAAGTAAAACCTGGCGATATTTTGGTGGGTAAGGTTACTCCTAAAAGTGAGTCACCTATGACTCCAGAAGAGAAATTACTTCGTGCTATTTTTGGAGAAAAGGCTTCGGATGTGCGGGATTCATCTTTACGTGTTCCTTCTGGAATCGCTGGTACAGTGGTGGAAGTACGGGTATTTTCTCGTAGGGGAGTAGAAAAAGATGAGCGTGCTATAGCTATTGAAAAACAACAAATTGAAAAATTATCAAAAGATAGAGATGATGAACTTCGCATCGTAGAGCATTTTGTTTTTATGCGTTTGGAGAAGATTTTAATAGGTCAAACGGTTGTTAGTGGCCCTAAATCCGTAAAATCCGGTCAATTAATTAGTGATCAAACCCTTAAATCATTATCTAAAGGACAGTTTTGGCAGCTGATTGTTGAAGATGCTGATGTAATGAATGAAATTGAACAAATTAAACGTCATTATGATGAAAAAAAAGATAGGCTCAATAAGCGTTTTTCTAGCAAAGTAGAAAAATTACAAAGTGGTGATGACTTACCACAAGGGGCTCTTAAAGTTGTAAAAGTATTTATTGCGACTAAACATAAGCTACAACCTGGGGATAAAATGGCAGGAAGACACGGGAATAAGGGGGTGATCTCTCGTATTATGCCAGAAGAAGATATGCCATTTTTAGAAGATGGTACAGTAGTTGATATAGTTCTTAACCCACTTGGCTTACCTTCACGGATGAATATAGGACAGGTTCTAGAGACTCATCTTGGTTGGGCGGCAGTGAATCTTGGTAAAAAAATATCTTCTATGTTGGAGCAAGTTCATAACAATAATATTGATATAGAAGAGCTTAAATCTTTTGTATCCACAGTATATGGACATAATTCAACGTCAAAAGATATAAAGAAAATGTCCACTGAAGAAATTATGGCATTTTGTAATAATATCGATAAGGGGGTATATTTTTCAACTCCGGTTTTTGATGGAGCAAAGGTTGAGAATGTAAAAGAAATGCTAACTTTGGCAGATCAAGACCCATCCGGTCAAATTAAGTTGATTGATGGTAGAACAGGAGAATATTTTGATCGTACCGTTACAGTTGGCTATAAATATTTCCTAAAACTACACCATTTGGCTGATGATAAAATCCATGCTCGTTCTATTGGTCCTTATAGTTTGGTAACTCAACAACCATTAGGCGGTAAATCGCATTTTGGTGGTCAGAGGTTCGGTGAGATGGAATGTTGGGGCTTGCAAGCTTATGGTGCTGCTTATACGTTACAAGAAATGCTAACTGTAAAATCGGATGATGTGGTTGGTAGGATTAAAATTTATGAGTCTATTGTCCGAGGTGATAATAATTTTGAATCTGGTATTCCAGAGTCATTTAACGTAATGATCAAAGAGTTCAGATCCTTATGTTTGAATGTAAAACTTGAAGATACTGCAACAGATTAG
- the nusG gene encoding transcription termination/antitermination protein NusG has protein sequence MSLRKIVVQWYVIHTLSGSEKRVKQMILDQIAKQGMSEFFEDIVVPVIEVPEVKRGKNIKTEKKFMPGYILIKMKMTDDTWHLVKSVTKVTGFLGGKSTPQALSEKEIQNIFSKLESETKDARISKLYEIGEAIIVTDGPFETFTGVIEEIDYDKNRLRVSISIFGKATPIELNFTQVKKNN, from the coding sequence ATAAGTTTAAGGAAAATTGTGGTGCAGTGGTACGTTATTCATACATTATCTGGTTCAGAAAAGCGTGTAAAGCAAATGATTCTTGATCAAATTGCTAAGCAGGGTATGTCGGAGTTTTTTGAGGATATTGTTGTTCCGGTTATTGAGGTGCCTGAAGTTAAACGTGGTAAGAACATCAAGACAGAAAAGAAATTTATGCCTGGTTATATTCTGATTAAAATGAAGATGACCGATGATACTTGGCATTTGGTAAAAAGTGTAACTAAGGTTACAGGTTTCTTAGGTGGTAAAAGTACACCGCAAGCTCTTAGTGAAAAAGAAATACAAAATATTTTTAGCAAACTTGAGTCTGAAACCAAGGACGCTAGAATTTCGAAATTGTATGAGATTGGTGAAGCAATAATTGTTACTGATGGTCCATTTGAGACTTTTACAGGGGTTATAGAAGAAATTGATTATGACAAAAATAGGTTGCGTGTGTCTATATCTATTTTTGGTAAAGCGACTCCTATAGAATTAAATTTTACGCAAGTGAAAAAAAATAATTAG
- the rplL gene encoding 50S ribosomal protein L7/L12: protein MTDLVKIVDQLSTLTVIQAAELSKMLEEKWGVTAAAPVAVAATAAASEAVAEKTAFEVVLVSSGDKKIEVIKVTRELTGLGLKEAKELVDAAPKTVKSGVNKEEAESFKAKLEAAGAKVELK, encoded by the coding sequence ATGACAGACCTAGTAAAAATTGTAGATCAATTGTCAACACTTACGGTAATTCAAGCTGCAGAGCTTTCAAAAATGCTGGAAGAAAAATGGGGTGTAACAGCCGCCGCTCCTGTAGCAGTGGCTGCAACTGCTGCCGCATCAGAAGCAGTTGCAGAAAAGACAGCATTTGAAGTTGTTTTAGTTAGTAGTGGTGATAAGAAAATAGAAGTTATTAAGGTAACTAGAGAGCTTACTGGTCTTGGCTTAAAAGAAGCTAAGGAGTTAGTTGATGCTGCCCCAAAAACAGTTAAGTCAGGCGTAAATAAAGAAGAAGCTGAAAGCTTTAAAGCAAAATTAGAAGCAGCTGGAGCAAAAGTTGAATTAAAATAA
- the rplK gene encoding 50S ribosomal protein L11, giving the protein MAKKITAYIKLTVPAGKANPSPPIGPALGQKKLNIMEFCKAFNAATQGVEPGMPIPVVITAYEDNSFTFVTKTSPASYYLKQFAKIPKGSSATKKEAFVGKVTMSDCIEIAKIKMVDLNTDSLIAAAKIIRGTAESMGLEVVGD; this is encoded by the coding sequence ATGGCAAAAAAAATAACAGCTTATATTAAATTAACTGTGCCAGCGGGTAAGGCTAATCCATCCCCTCCTATTGGTCCTGCCCTTGGTCAGAAAAAACTTAATATTATGGAGTTTTGTAAGGCATTTAATGCTGCTACTCAAGGCGTTGAACCAGGGATGCCTATTCCAGTGGTAATTACTGCTTACGAAGATAATAGTTTTACTTTTGTAACTAAGACTTCTCCGGCATCGTATTACTTAAAACAATTTGCTAAAATTCCGAAAGGTTCTAGTGCTACTAAAAAAGAAGCATTTGTTGGTAAGGTTACCATGTCAGATTGCATTGAAATTGCAAAAATTAAGATGGTAGATCTTAATACTGATAGTTTAATAGCTGCCGCTAAAATTATTCGTGGTACTGCTGAATCTATGGGTCTTGAAGTAGTAGGAGATTAA
- the secE gene encoding preprotein translocase subunit SecE, whose amino-acid sequence MLKENIVYKFYGQVKQEVFRIVWLGKKELITSTIIVVVAVFIFSIICLVLDYGIHSIMQLLLNIGK is encoded by the coding sequence ATGTTAAAGGAAAATATAGTATATAAATTTTACGGGCAAGTAAAGCAAGAAGTTTTTAGAATTGTTTGGCTTGGTAAGAAGGAATTGATAACTTCAACTATTATAGTAGTAGTGGCTGTATTTATTTTTAGTATAATTTGTTTGGTATTAGACTACGGTATACATAGTATAATGCAGCTTTTACTTAATATTGGGAAGTAG
- the rplA gene encoding 50S ribosomal protein L1, with translation MIVDKKDAVNNRKLTGGKKIRAARKNIELANNRTLAEGIEALKSVSYTKFDSTLEVVMKLGVDPKHSDQMVRGVVALPAGTGKVSRVAVICKDEQIEEAKAAGADIAGSTEIIDDIKAGEINFDVCIATPNMMSVIGTVARILGPKGLMPNPKLGTVTTDIVTAIKNAKSGQVEYRVEKAGIIHAGVGKLSFSKQDLLNNASTLISAVVKAKPSGAKGNYLKAIYLSSTMGPSVKIDLASIS, from the coding sequence ATGATAGTTGATAAAAAGGATGCTGTGAATAATAGAAAACTAACTGGTGGTAAGAAGATAAGGGCAGCGAGGAAGAATATAGAGCTGGCTAACAACCGTACTTTAGCAGAAGGAATAGAAGCATTAAAGTCTGTATCCTATACTAAATTTGACTCTACTTTGGAAGTGGTGATGAAACTAGGAGTAGATCCTAAACACTCGGATCAAATGGTACGTGGTGTTGTTGCATTGCCAGCTGGTACCGGTAAAGTTAGCAGAGTCGCAGTGATTTGTAAGGATGAACAGATAGAAGAAGCCAAGGCAGCTGGAGCAGATATTGCTGGTTCTACGGAAATTATTGATGATATTAAGGCTGGGGAAATTAATTTTGACGTTTGTATTGCAACACCAAATATGATGTCAGTAATAGGTACGGTGGCAAGAATTCTTGGTCCAAAGGGTTTAATGCCCAATCCAAAACTTGGGACGGTAACTACAGATATCGTAACGGCAATTAAAAATGCTAAAAGCGGTCAAGTAGAGTATAGGGTTGAAAAGGCTGGTATTATTCATGCTGGAGTTGGTAAATTATCATTCTCCAAACAAGACTTGCTAAATAATGCATCAACCTTGATATCTGCTGTAGTTAAAGCAAAGCCTTCTGGTGCTAAAGGAAATTATTTAAAAGCAATATATCTATCTTCTACTATGGGTCCATCAGTAAAAATAGATTTAGCAAGTATATCGTAA
- the rplJ gene encoding 50S ribosomal protein L10, with product MLRSEKHEFVVELEGVYQRSNSVIITHYHGLTVSQVTTLRRSLKAKNVGFKVVKNTLSKIAANKAGIDNIAHLLAGPTALAYSEDLVEAAKLIVEFAKTNECLKVVGGLVNNQVLDAHSVQQLAKLPSLDELRGKIIGVLQAPATKIAGVIQAPASRLARVLQAYADKS from the coding sequence GTGTTAAGATCAGAGAAACATGAGTTTGTTGTAGAACTTGAAGGAGTGTATCAGCGGTCAAACTCCGTGATAATTACTCATTATCATGGGCTTACTGTTAGTCAAGTAACTACACTACGTAGGTCTCTTAAAGCAAAAAATGTGGGGTTCAAAGTAGTTAAAAATACTTTATCAAAAATAGCAGCCAATAAGGCTGGTATTGATAATATTGCACATTTGCTTGCTGGTCCCACAGCGTTAGCATATTCTGAAGACCTTGTTGAAGCTGCAAAGCTTATCGTAGAATTTGCCAAAACTAATGAATGTTTAAAAGTAGTTGGTGGGTTAGTAAATAATCAAGTATTAGATGCACATTCTGTACAACAATTGGCAAAATTACCTTCATTAGATGAGCTTAGAGGCAAAATTATTGGGGTGCTACAAGCCCCTGCAACTAAAATTGCAGGAGTTATACAAGCTCCGGCATCTAGGCTTGCTAGAGTTTTGCAAGCTTATGCAGATAAAAGTTAA